Sequence from the Deinococcus radiopugnans ATCC 19172 genome:
TGACAGAAACGGACGCCATCGCTCTGGCCGACACGCCCCGCACCCGCGCCAGCCTCGCCGCCGACCTCCGCGCCCTGGGTGTCCGGGCGGGGGACATGCTGATGGTTCACGTCAGTCTGAGCAGTCTGGGCTGGGTGGTCGGCGGCCCGGTGGCCGTGATCCAGGCGCTACAGGACGCGGTGACACCAGCGGGAACGGTGGTCATGCCCACCTTTACCCTGCACCTGACCGATCCGGCCGGCTGGCGGCGGCTGGCTGTTCCGCCGTCCTGGTGGGCCACCATTCGCGCCGAGATGCCCGCCTTCGACCCGGCCCTGACGCCCTCGCGCGGGGTGGGCCGCGTCGCTGAACTGCTCAGAACATGGCCCGAGGCCCGGCGCAGCAATCACCCGCACAGTTCTTTCGCCGCGTGGGGCCGACAGGCCGAATACATCACGGCGGACCATCCCCTGACGTTCTCGCTGGGGGACGGCTCCCCGCTGGCCCGCGTGTATGACCTGGACGGGCGGGTGCTGCTGCTGGGAACGCAGAACAACACCAGCCTGCATCTGGCGGAGGTCCGGGCCGGGAAGCAGGCGACTGTGCCCTTCAGCGGTCCCGTTCTGGTGGACGGTCAGCCGAAGTGGGTGACCTTCGACGAGTGCGATTACGACGAGGACGCCTTCCCGCCCGTCAAGGCCGCTTTTGAGGCCAGCGGCGCGGTGACAGTGGGGAACGTCGGCTCGGCCACCGCGAAACTGATGTCCCAGCGGGCGCTGGTTGATTTTGCCGTGCAGTGGTGGACGGCTGATGCTCCCGGTTGACGTCCTGAGCGCAGGCGCTGGGCTCAGGTCACTGGGCTGGGGGTCCGGCGACGGAGCGAGCCGTTCCCTCCCACCCCGCGCTCAGGGCTCCCGACCCTACATATGGATTCCGCGTTATCACTGTCAGAAGGCAGGTCCACTGGTGGCCTGAACGCACGGGCCCTGGCCTACACTGCCCCCACGCATGGACTTTCCCACCACCTGCCCCAGTTGTGGCCGCGAGAACCGCGCCGAGTACGCCGACAGCAGCGTGCATGACCTGAACTGCGCGCACTGTGGGGCACGCTACTGCGTGCTGGTGCGCAAGCAGAAGTTCGAAGTGCTGTTCGATCTGGGCACCCGCGCCCTGATGGACGGTTACGCCCGCGAGGCGGTGGCGAGCTTCGCGGCGGCGCTGGAACGCTTTTTCGAGTTCTATGTGCGCTCCTACGCGCTGGAGCGCGCCTCGGACACGGCGGCGGATTTCGGGGAGGCGACGGCGGCGCTGGCCGGCACCTGGCGGCACGTCGCCAGCCAGTCCGAGCGGCAACTGGGCATGTTTGCGCTGGCGTACCTGCTGCGCGAGGGCCGTGAGCCGGATTTCCTGACGTCCACGGCGCTGGGTGCGGACTTCCGCAACCGCGTGATTCACCGGGGCGAGTTGCCCGCCCGCGCCGACGTGGAGGCCTACGCCGCGCAGGTCTTTGCCCTGATCGACCGCCTGCTGACCGAACTGGGGGACGGCGCCAAGCAGGCCGAACTGGCCCAGGAGCAGGCGTTTGCCCTGCACATCGCCGCGCTGCCCGACGGCGTGACCGCCGTGTTCGAGGAGCATCCGGGCATGTTCCGCGCCCGCCGTTTCGGCCTCCTGGCCCCCATGTCCAAGCCCGGCAAGACCGAGGCCCAGCCTCCCGCAAAAAGTGGCATGAACAGCGCCCGGGCGTACCAGCAGGCCCAGCAGCAGGCGCTGTTTCAGCGGGCGCTGGCGGAACGCGGCGAGCTGTTGAAACGGTTCAAGGGCGGGTAGGCGCAGGCCGGGTTGGACGGCCTGCCCCCCGCCCCCTACACTGCCGCATGCAGTCTGAGAGTGGTTGGCAGGGGGATCGGCGCCGTCTGGTGCGGGTGGCGCGCGGGGAAGAGGCGGGCGATCTGCTGATTCGCGGTGCACAGGTGGTGCAGCCCGCCACGCGCGAGATCTTCGAGGCCGATGTGCTGGTGGCGGATGGGCGGGTGGCCGCGCTGGGGGGCGCCGGGATGGGCCTGGAAGCCGCGCGGGTGATCGAGGCGCGCGGCGCATTTCTGGCCCCCGGCTTTATCGACGGCCACATTCACATCGAGTCCAGCCTGCTGACCCCGGCGGGCTTCGCGCGGGCGGTGCTGCCGCGCGGCACGACCGGTGTGGTGGCCGAGCCGCACGAGGTGGTCAACGTGCTGGGCGTGCGCGGTCTGGAATGGATGCTGGAGGCCGGAGCAAGTTCGGGCCTGCGGGTCTGGGCGTCGGCGCCGTCGTGCGTGCCGGCCAGCGACTTCGAGGACGGCGGCGCCCATGTCACGGCGGCGGACACGGCCCGAATGCTGCGCGTGCCTGGCGTGCTGGGCCTGGCCGAGATGATGAATTACCCCGGCGTGCTGGGCGGGAACGCGGACGTGTGGAACATCCTCGAGGCGGGCCGCGCGGCGGGCGGGCGTCTGGACGGCCACGCCGCCGGGGTGCGGGGCCGTGCCCTGATGGCCTACGCGGCGGCGGGCCTGCACTCGGATCACGAGGCCGCCACGCCCGAAGAGGCCCGCGAACGCCTGCGCGCGGGCCTGTGGCTGATGGTGCGCGAGGGTTCGGCGGCCCGCAACCTCGACGCCCTGCTGCCGGTGCTGCTGGATCGTCCGCGCCGCGCCATGCTGGTCAGCGACGACGTGAGCGTGGACGAGTTGCTGGAACTGGGTCACCTGGACCGCCTGCTGCGGGCCTGCGTGGCGGGCGGCCTGCATCCGGCGGACACCATCGCACTCGTGACCTGCAACCCGGCGGAATACTGGGGCCTGCACAGCTCCGGCCTGATCGCCCCCGGTTACCACGCCGACATGGTCTTGCTGCGTGACCTGCAGGGCTTCGAGGTGCTGGATACCTTTGTGGGTGGCACGGAGGGCCGGCCCGGCGAGGTGACCCCACCCCTGGACGGCGGCGGCGTGGATCTGGGGGCAGACTGGGACACGGCCCGCTTTGACGTGCCGGCCCACTGGCCCGTGATGGAGGTATCCCCGGATCAGATCACCACGGGCCGGGGCGCACCGGGCAGCGGCGAGGCCCGGCTGGTGGTGGCCGACCGCTACGGGCGCGGTCACCGGGCGGCGTGCTGGACCTCCGGCACGGGGATGGGCCAGCGGGGCACGCTGGGCCTGAGCATCCTGCACGACGCGCACAACGCCGCGTTCCTGGGCGGCGGCGACGAGGACGTGCGGGCGGCGGGCCGCGCCCTGCGCGACATCGGCGGCGGCGCGGTGGTGGTGGTGGACGGCGTGGTGCAAGCCAGTCTGCCCCTGCCCTACGCGGGCCTGATGACCGACCTACCCCCCCAGCAGGCCGCCGCCCGCCTGAACGAGGTGACCGCCGCCGCCCGCGCCCTGGGCTGCACGCTGCCCTACCCGGTGACCACCCTCAGCTTTCTGGGCCTGAGCGTGATTCCGGCGCTGAAACTGACCCCGCATGGCCTGCTGGACGTGGAGGCGTGGCGCCTGCTGGAGAAATAGGCCGCCGTCTCAACAGCCGCTTCAAGGCGGTGCCGGGGGAAATCGCAAATGGGAGAGAGCCGCCTGACAGGAAGTTCAGGCGGCTCTCGTTTCCCGGCAGCTTTACGCCCGCTGCTTGCCCTTCAGCGCGCCGTGCTCCTGCAGGTACTCGGCGATCTGCACGGCATTCAGCGCCGCGCCCTTGAGGAGCTGGTCCCCCGCCACGAACAGGTCGATGCCGCCGTCAAAGACCAGCGATTCGCGGATGCGGCCCACCTCCACGTCGTACTTGCCGCTGGCCGTCATGGGCATGGGGTACAACTTGCCCCCCGGATCGTCGCGCACCTCCACCCCGGCAGAGCGCGCCAGCAACTCGCGCACGGCCTGCGGGGTGGCGGGGCGTTCCAGGTCCAGCGTGATGGCCTCGCTGTGCGTTCGCAGCGTGGGAATACGCACGGCGGTGCAGCTGATCTTCAGGGACTCGTCCCCGATGATCTTGCGGGTTTCCCAGGCCACCTTCATCTCTTCCTTGGTGTAGCCGTTGTCCTGAAAGGCGTCGATATGCGGGATGACGTTGAAGGGGATGGGATGGGCGAACACGTCGTTGGTGGCGTCCTTGCCGTGCAGGACCATGTGGGTCTGCTCCAGCAGCTCGTCCATGCCCTTCTGGCCCGCGCCGCTGGTGGCCTGATAGGTCGACACGATCATGCGTTTTACGCCGTACTCGCGGTGAATCGGGGCCACGGCCAGCACGGCCACGGCGGTGGTGCAGTTGGGGTTGGCGATGATGCCCTTGTGCCTCAGCGCGGCCTCGCCGTTGACCTCCGGCACCACCAGCGGCACGTCCGCGTCGTAGCGGAAGGCGCTGGAGTTGTCGATCACCACCGCGCCGCCCGCCACCCATGCCGGGGCCTTGGCCTTGCTGATCGCGCCGCCCGCCGAGGCCAGGATCACGTCGGCGTCGATGGCCCCCTCGGGCGTGGCCTGTACGGTCAGTTCCTGCCCCTTGAAGGTCAGGGTGCTGCCCGCCGAACG
This genomic interval carries:
- a CDS encoding aspartate-semialdehyde dehydrogenase codes for the protein MRVAIVGATGAVGHELLSVLEKSSLQFDELLLFASPRSAGSTLTFKGQELTVQATPEGAIDADVILASAGGAISKAKAPAWVAGGAVVIDNSSAFRYDADVPLVVPEVNGEAALRHKGIIANPNCTTAVAVLAVAPIHREYGVKRMIVSTYQATSGAGQKGMDELLEQTHMVLHGKDATNDVFAHPIPFNVIPHIDAFQDNGYTKEEMKVAWETRKIIGDESLKISCTAVRIPTLRTHSEAITLDLERPATPQAVRELLARSAGVEVRDDPGGKLYPMPMTASGKYDVEVGRIRESLVFDGGIDLFVAGDQLLKGAALNAVQIAEYLQEHGALKGKQRA
- a CDS encoding aminoglycoside N(3)-acetyltransferase; this translates as MTETDAIALADTPRTRASLAADLRALGVRAGDMLMVHVSLSSLGWVVGGPVAVIQALQDAVTPAGTVVMPTFTLHLTDPAGWRRLAVPPSWWATIRAEMPAFDPALTPSRGVGRVAELLRTWPEARRSNHPHSSFAAWGRQAEYITADHPLTFSLGDGSPLARVYDLDGRVLLLGTQNNTSLHLAEVRAGKQATVPFSGPVLVDGQPKWVTFDECDYDEDAFPPVKAAFEASGAVTVGNVGSATAKLMSQRALVDFAVQWWTADAPG
- a CDS encoding adenine deaminase, with the protein product MQSESGWQGDRRRLVRVARGEEAGDLLIRGAQVVQPATREIFEADVLVADGRVAALGGAGMGLEAARVIEARGAFLAPGFIDGHIHIESSLLTPAGFARAVLPRGTTGVVAEPHEVVNVLGVRGLEWMLEAGASSGLRVWASAPSCVPASDFEDGGAHVTAADTARMLRVPGVLGLAEMMNYPGVLGGNADVWNILEAGRAAGGRLDGHAAGVRGRALMAYAAAGLHSDHEAATPEEARERLRAGLWLMVREGSAARNLDALLPVLLDRPRRAMLVSDDVSVDELLELGHLDRLLRACVAGGLHPADTIALVTCNPAEYWGLHSSGLIAPGYHADMVLLRDLQGFEVLDTFVGGTEGRPGEVTPPLDGGGVDLGADWDTARFDVPAHWPVMEVSPDQITTGRGAPGSGEARLVVADRYGRGHRAACWTSGTGMGQRGTLGLSILHDAHNAAFLGGGDEDVRAAGRALRDIGGGAVVVVDGVVQASLPLPYAGLMTDLPPQQAAARLNEVTAAARALGCTLPYPVTTLSFLGLSVIPALKLTPHGLLDVEAWRLLEK